CGCTGTAGCGGCGAAACGCCCTGCCCTGTCCCGCCACCGTGGACCCGATCCACCCCGCGGCCACCAGCAGGGTCATCCGGGCCGCCACGAACACCAGGGCCAGGTGCCACACCGACCCCAGCACCGGCAGGTTCAGGTGGACCCCGGCGGTGGAGAAGAACACGATGAAGATCGGGAGCGCCACCGCCCGCAGCCCCTCGGCCAGCGCCTCGCCCTCGCGGGTGAAGTTCTGGACCGCGAACCCGGCCGCGGTGGCGATGAGCAGGGGCTCCAGGTGCACCGCGGTGCCGTACTCGGCCTCGAACCACTGGGCCAGCCAGCGCGAGAACTCCGACACCAGAAGCCCCGTCATCATCAGCACCACCGGCAGGTACCCCCGCAGCCGACGGATGTAGAGCGCCAGGGCCCCGCCCAGCACGAACCCGGCCACCACCGACGCGGCCAGCTGGCCGGCCACCGCGGCCAGGAACGCGGCGTCCATGCCGGCGCCGGTGAGCACCGAGCCCCCCACCGACGCGGCCAGGGCGAAGAGGAGGATCACCACGCTGTCCATCAGCACCGTGACCCCGAACACCGTATCGGTGAACGGGCCCGCGGCCCGGCAGTCCCGGATGATGGCGATGGCCGAGGTGGGGGACCGGGCGATGCCGATCACCCCGATCAGGGCCCCCACGACCCAGACGCCCGGGCCGCTCAGGTCCAACTGAAACGGCAGCCAAGGCCGGGCCAGGTAGGTGAGCCCGGCCAGGCCGGGAACGACGAGCAGCACCATGCCGGCCGCGATGCCGGCGATCGCCCGGAACCGGGCCCGCAGGGTGGACAGCCGCAGCTCCCCCCCGGCGGTCAGGGCGATGAAGGTCAGGGCCAGGTCGTCGATGGCCTTCATGCGGTGGGCCCAGTCGGAGTCGATGAGCCCCAGAGCGTGGGGTCCGCTCAGCACCCCGGCCATGATGTAGCCGCTGATGCGGGGCAGGCGCAGCCGGGCGAACACCTCCCCCAGGAGGTACGCCTCGAGGAGCAGGAACCCGTAGTTGGCGGACAGCAGGGCGGGCTCGAACCGGGCCTCCCCCAGGGGGATCCGGTCCACCAGGGCCATGATCCCGGCGAGGCCGGCGGCGAACGCGAGCCGCAGCCACAGGCCGGACCATCCACGGGCGGAAGCGGTCTCGGCCACGGCTCACGCCTTCCGGTACGCCCAGCCGTAGTAGGCCGAGCTCACCAGGTCGTTGACGATCACCCCGGTGAGCACGGCCGCGGCGCCATCGCTGACCCCATGGGAGGGGAACAGCAGCATCAGGTTGACCATCAGGGCCACGCTCATCTCGCTCTGGGCGAGCACGCCCCAGCCCAGGGACCGCACCCCTCCGCGGGGGTTCAGCACCCAGCCGGCGGCGGCGCCTCCTGCGATTTTGCCCGCGAACCGGGCCGCCACGTACACGGCGGTGACCAGCCACGCCCCCCCGCCCAGCAGCCCCCACCAGGCCCCGGCCACCAGGAGCATTAGAAAGTAGATCGGCTTCTCGACCCGCAGCAGGCGGTCGTGGGCCGCCCGGGCCCCAGGATGCGCGTTGGCCACGATGCACCCCGCCACCGCATTGACCAGCACCGGCGACAGCCCGGCGTAGGCCGACAGCCCGCCGGTGAACAACACCGTGCCAGCCAGCACCGGAAGCTCGGCCTCCCGGGTGCGGGCCACCCCCATGGCCCCCAGCAGGATCACGGAGGACGCCAGGGCGAACCCCAGGGTCTGGGCCAGCCGGATCCACCCGCCGGGCACGAACCAGCACAGGGCCGCCCCGAACAGCACCACCCCCCACAGGTCGTCGAAGGCCGAGCAGAACCGCAGGAACCGAAACGTGGGGTTCCGGCCCAGGGAGGTATGGCGGTCCACCAGGAACAGGAACGCGGTGGAGGTTCCCAGGCCCGAGGCGGCCAGGGCCAGGGCCAGGGGAACCGACGCGTCACCCCCGCGGGCCAGCACCCACCCCAACGAGCCGAACAGCGTGGCGAGCACCACCCCGTTGAGGGCCGCGCTGGCCGCGAACATGCGGCCCGGCAGCCGGCGCAGGTCGGCCGCCTCGAACTGCAGACCGAACACGAACCCCAGGTACCCCAGGCCCAGGCCCACGAACGGCTCGAGCCCCTGCAGCGTGGCCCGGTCGAGCACGCCGGTGATGCGGGGGCTCAACAGCAGGCCCAACACCAGGAACTCCGCTCCGGTCAGGTAGAAGAACCGCCCGAACCGCCCGGCCCGCACCCGGCCGAGCCAGCGCTGTGAGACCGCCAGCCCCAGGGCCAGGAACACGGCGATGCCCACCAGTTCCCGCAATCCCCTAGCCTCCTTCGAGCACGTGGCGATCGAGCACGAACGCCGTCAGGGTCCCCTCGAGCACCCGCCGGCCGGCCGCCTCGATCTCCACCCGGACCTTGCGCCTCTTGCCGCCGGCCTCCACCACCCGGGCACGGGCCTCCATGACCTCGCCTACCCGCACGGGCGCCGTGAACCGGACCTCGGCCGCTCCCAGGACCACGTTCGGGTGGTTCACCGCCATCATGACCGCATAGTCGGCCAGGCCGAA
This is a stretch of genomic DNA from Deferrisoma camini S3R1. It encodes these proteins:
- a CDS encoding cation:proton antiporter, translated to MAETASARGWSGLWLRLAFAAGLAGIMALVDRIPLGEARFEPALLSANYGFLLLEAYLLGEVFARLRLPRISGYIMAGVLSGPHALGLIDSDWAHRMKAIDDLALTFIALTAGGELRLSTLRARFRAIAGIAAGMVLLVVPGLAGLTYLARPWLPFQLDLSGPGVWVVGALIGVIGIARSPTSAIAIIRDCRAAGPFTDTVFGVTVLMDSVVILLFALAASVGGSVLTGAGMDAAFLAAVAGQLAASVVAGFVLGGALALYIRRLRGYLPVVLMMTGLLVSEFSRWLAQWFEAEYGTAVHLEPLLIATAAGFAVQNFTREGEALAEGLRAVALPIFIVFFSTAGVHLNLPVLGSVWHLALVFVAARMTLLVAAGWIGSTVAGQGRAFRRYSGMAFFTQAGVSLGLASDLARRFPEWGPSVAVFLVACITLNELVGPIGFKAALDRAGESGKGS
- a CDS encoding cation:proton antiporter, with the translated sequence MRELVGIAVFLALGLAVSQRWLGRVRAGRFGRFFYLTGAEFLVLGLLLSPRITGVLDRATLQGLEPFVGLGLGYLGFVFGLQFEAADLRRLPGRMFAASAALNGVVLATLFGSLGWVLARGGDASVPLALALAASGLGTSTAFLFLVDRHTSLGRNPTFRFLRFCSAFDDLWGVVLFGAALCWFVPGGWIRLAQTLGFALASSVILLGAMGVARTREAELPVLAGTVLFTGGLSAYAGLSPVLVNAVAGCIVANAHPGARAAHDRLLRVEKPIYFLMLLVAGAWWGLLGGGAWLVTAVYVAARFAGKIAGGAAAGWVLNPRGGVRSLGWGVLAQSEMSVALMVNLMLLFPSHGVSDGAAAVLTGVIVNDLVSSAYYGWAYRKA
- a CDS encoding PaaI family thioesterase, which codes for MEPRTHLAIHPDWVGEVVELAEGECRARLATRPEMAADDRGLVHGGFTFGLADYAVMMAVNHPNVVLGAAEVRFTAPVRVGEVMEARARVVEAGGKRRKVRVEIEAAGRRVLEGTLTAFVLDRHVLEGG